The Astyanax mexicanus isolate ESR-SI-001 chromosome 7, AstMex3_surface, whole genome shotgun sequence genome has a window encoding:
- the six1a gene encoding homeobox protein six1a — MSISSSFGFTQEQVACVCEVLQQGGNLERLGRFLWSLPACEHLHKNESVLKAKAMVAFHRGNFRELYKILEGHQFSTHNHGKLQQLWLRAHYAEAERLRGRPLGAVGKYRVRRKFPLPRTIWDGEETSYCFKEKSRSVLRDWYTHNPYPSPREKRELAQATGLSTTQVSNWFKNRRQRDRAAEAKERESRPRRLSPLDGEGKSLMSSSEEDFSPPPSPRHTHPHTHTPHPTALSFLRGDGIHPAACLGVLQQQQGHPVQLQDSLLGPLASSLAELSS, encoded by the exons ATGTCCATCTCCTCGTCCTTCGGCTTCACGCAGGAGCAGGTGGCGTGTGTGTGCGAGGTCCTGCAGCAGGGTGGTAACCTGGAGCGCCTGGGCCGCTTCCTGTGGTCCCTCCCGGCCTGCGAGCACCTCCACAAGAACGAGTCGGTGCTGAAGGCCAAGGCCATGGTGGCGTTCCACCGGGGAAACTTCCGGGAGCTCTACAAGATCCTGGAGGGCCACCAGTTCTCCACACACAACCACGGCAAGCTGCAGCAGCTGTGGCTGCGGGCGCACTACGCCGAGGCGGAGAGGCTGCGGGGCCGGCCACTGGGCGCCGTGGGGAAGTACCGCGTCCGCCGGAAGTTCCCCCTGCCCAGGACCATCTGGGACGGCGAGGAGACCAGCTACTGCTTCAAGGAGAAGTCCAGGAGTGTGCTGAGGGACTGGTACACCCACAACCCGTACCCCTCGCCCCGGGAGAAGAGGGAGCTGGCACAGGCCACTGGCCTCAGCACCACACAGGTCAGCAACTGGTTCAAAAACAGGAGGCAGAGGGACCGGGCGGCCGAGGCCAAGGAgag GGAGAGCAGACCGAGGCGCCTCTCTCCGCTGGATGGAGAAGGGAAGTCCCTGATGTCCAGCTCAGAGGAGGACTTCTCCCCGCCGCCGAGCCCACggcacacacaccctcacacacacactccccatcCCACCGCTCTCAGCTTCCTCCGGGGGGACGGCATTCACCCTGCGGCCTGCCTCGGggtcctgcagcagcagcagggtcaTCCTGTCCAGCTCCAGGACTCTTTACTCGGACCTCTGGCGTCCAGCCTGGCGGAGCTGAGCTCCTAG
- the six6a gene encoding homeobox protein SIX6a has product MLHLPALSFSPQQVARVCETLEESGDVARLSRFLWALPPDPQRETEAVVRARAVVAFHAGEYGELYRLAQSRSFSTPESRASLQRLWLEARYREAESARGRPLGAVDRYRVRRKFPPPPTVWDGERRAHCFRERARRVLRQSYLREPYPDTRAKSELARATGLTATQVGNWFKNRRQRDRAAANRIQAEVLSGGSVQSLLGDDEGPVDPLSDSSGLGPSNNVTVAFSTVSISSSDSECEV; this is encoded by the exons ATGCTCCATCTCCCCGCGCTCTCCTTCAGCCCGCAGCAGGTCGCGCGCGTCTGCGAGACCCTGGAGGAGAGCGGGGACGTGGCGCGACTTTCGCGCTTCCTCTGGGCGCTGCCGCCGGACCCACAGCGCGAGACCGAGGCGGTGGTGCGCGCGCGCGCCGTGGTGGCGTTTCACGCGGGAGAGTACGGGGAGCTGTACCGGCTCGCGCAAAGTCGCAGCTTCTCCACGCCGGAGTCGCGCGCCTCCCTGCAGCGCCTGTGGCTCGAGGCGCGTTACCGCGAGGCGGAGAGCGCGCGCGGCCGCCCGCTTGGCGCGGTGGACCGGTACCGCGTGCGCAGGAAGTTCCCCCCGCCGCCCACAGTCTGGGACGGAGAGCGGCGCGCGCACTGCTTCCGGGAGCGAGCCCGGCGCGTGCTGCGGCAGAGCTACCTGAGGGAGCCCTACCCGGACACGCGCGCCAAGAGCGAGCTGGCGCGCGCCACCGGACTGACGGCTACGCAGGTGGGAAACTGGTTCAAGAACAGGAGACAGAGAGACCGAGCAGCAGCCAACAG GATACAGGCGGAGGTTCTGTCCGGCGGCTCAGTCCAGTCTCTCCTGGGGGATGATGAAGGTCCTGTAGACCCTCTGAGTGATTCATCTGGCCTGGGACCCTCAAACAATGTCACTGTGGCCTTCTCCACTGTCTCCATCAGCTCCAGTGACAGTGAGTGTGAAGTGTAG